A window of the Amycolatopsis solani genome harbors these coding sequences:
- a CDS encoding class I SAM-dependent methyltransferase encodes MAPVGERVLFDGDYHHLDGVTGSYRRHLRGLAADLATAYPRASVVEIGSNHGVLLAELAARGLDVLGVDPNGFGAAPVVREFFGAELARRLSPVDIVAAVNTLAYVEDPGGFLTGVRAILRDGGVFVSESHYLPDLLETLQYDFFYHEHPRYYSLTALEAAFAPHGLEVFRVERIPTRGGSMRVHAGSPGESEVDESVAAVREFEKTLALTSEVTYRKFAARVADHRDRLRGLLAEVTRDGSRVAAATSPARATTLLTYCGLGPAELEFVSEVNPRKIGRFSPGAHLPVVAQERLCGPDQPEYALLLSWHIADELMSLLRADGFRGRFIVPLPEPVVV; translated from the coding sequence GTGGCGCCGGTGGGTGAACGCGTGCTGTTCGACGGCGACTACCACCACCTCGACGGGGTGACCGGCAGCTACCGGCGGCACCTGCGCGGCCTGGCGGCGGACCTCGCCACCGCGTACCCGCGCGCCTCGGTCGTCGAGATCGGCAGCAACCACGGGGTCCTGCTCGCCGAACTGGCCGCTCGCGGGCTCGACGTGCTCGGCGTCGACCCGAACGGCTTCGGCGCGGCGCCGGTCGTGCGGGAGTTCTTCGGCGCGGAACTCGCCCGGCGACTGTCCCCTGTGGACATCGTCGCCGCGGTCAACACACTGGCCTACGTCGAGGACCCGGGCGGCTTCCTCACCGGGGTGCGCGCGATCCTGCGTGACGGCGGGGTGTTCGTCTCCGAATCGCACTACCTGCCGGATCTGCTCGAGACACTGCAGTACGACTTCTTCTACCACGAGCACCCGCGGTACTACTCGCTGACGGCGCTCGAAGCGGCGTTCGCCCCGCACGGGCTGGAGGTGTTCCGCGTCGAGCGGATCCCCACGCGCGGCGGATCGATGCGCGTCCACGCGGGCTCCCCCGGCGAGTCCGAAGTGGACGAGTCCGTCGCCGCGGTGCGGGAATTCGAGAAAACCCTGGCGCTGACCAGTGAGGTGACCTACCGGAAGTTCGCCGCGCGCGTGGCCGATCACCGCGACCGCCTGCGCGGCCTGCTCGCCGAGGTGACGCGGGACGGCTCGCGCGTCGCGGCCGCGACGTCACCGGCTCGGGCGACGACGTTGCTGACCTACTGCGGGCTGGGCCCCGCCGAGCTCGAGTTCGTCTCGGAGGTCAACCCGCGCAAGATCGGCCGGTTCTCACCGGGCGCGCACCTCCCGGTGGTCGCCCAGGAGCGGCTGTGCGGGCCGGACCAGCCGGAGTACGCGCTGCTGCTGTCGTGGCACATCGCCGATGAGCTGATGTCCCTGCTGCGCGCCGACGGGTTCCGGGGGCGGTTCATCGTCCCGCTCCCGGAACCCGTCGTCGTCTGA
- a CDS encoding cytochrome P450 translates to MTTIDLSDFEGFWAKPLDYRHAAFDELRARPGLPFFEEPEFGSLPRGRGYYAVTKMDDVLFASRNPGTFISGKGNATPVDMPAEFLDQSMISMDDPRHARLRRIVSRGFTNKKIRSLHDNVAQVAKEIVDEVIDRGEVDAVEDIAAKLPLRIICDMMGVPEANQQFVFDQTNKMMGVQDPEYVPEGEDAFEALFKAVQELTNLLHELAAKRAENPTDDMISQLMTAEVNGESLTPNELAQFFILLTGAGTETTRNAIAWGIHLLTKHPEQREAWLADLDGVTPTAVEEIVRWTTPVIAQRRTIAEDAEPVELSGQLLVPGDKVMMYYWAANRDPKYFTDPAGFDVRRDPNPQIGYGGPGPHFCLGAHLARLEIGVMFRELLTRIPDLRSTAEPARLTSPMINGIKRLPVAFTPGGAR, encoded by the coding sequence ATGACCACGATCGACCTTTCCGATTTCGAAGGCTTCTGGGCCAAGCCCCTGGACTACCGGCACGCCGCCTTCGACGAGCTGCGCGCCCGGCCGGGGCTGCCGTTCTTCGAGGAGCCGGAATTCGGCTCGCTGCCGCGCGGCCGCGGCTACTACGCGGTGACCAAGATGGACGACGTCCTCTTCGCCAGCCGCAACCCGGGCACGTTCATCTCCGGCAAGGGCAACGCCACCCCGGTCGACATGCCCGCCGAGTTCCTCGACCAGTCGATGATCTCGATGGACGACCCCCGCCACGCCCGGCTGCGGCGCATCGTTTCGCGCGGCTTCACCAACAAGAAGATCAGGTCGCTGCACGACAACGTGGCCCAGGTGGCCAAGGAGATCGTCGACGAGGTGATCGACCGCGGCGAGGTCGACGCGGTCGAGGACATCGCCGCGAAGCTGCCGCTGCGCATCATCTGCGACATGATGGGCGTCCCGGAAGCCAACCAGCAGTTCGTCTTCGACCAGACGAACAAGATGATGGGTGTCCAGGACCCGGAGTACGTCCCCGAGGGCGAAGACGCGTTCGAGGCGCTGTTCAAGGCCGTGCAGGAGCTGACCAACCTGCTGCACGAGCTGGCCGCCAAGCGCGCCGAAAACCCCACCGACGACATGATCTCGCAGCTGATGACCGCCGAGGTCAACGGCGAGTCGCTCACGCCGAACGAGCTGGCGCAGTTCTTCATCCTGCTCACCGGCGCCGGCACCGAGACCACGCGCAACGCGATCGCCTGGGGCATCCACCTGCTCACGAAGCACCCCGAGCAGCGTGAGGCCTGGCTGGCCGACCTCGACGGCGTCACGCCGACCGCGGTGGAGGAGATCGTCCGCTGGACGACCCCGGTCATCGCGCAGCGGCGCACGATCGCCGAGGACGCCGAACCGGTCGAGCTCTCCGGCCAGCTGCTCGTCCCCGGCGACAAGGTGATGATGTACTACTGGGCCGCGAACCGGGACCCGAAGTACTTCACCGACCCCGCGGGCTTCGACGTGCGCCGCGACCCGAACCCGCAGATCGGGTACGGCGGCCCCGGCCCGCACTTCTGCCTCGGCGCGCACCTGGCGCGACTGGAGATCGGCGTGATGTTCCGAGAGCTGCTGACGCGGATCCCGGACCTGCGCTCGACGGCGGAGCCGGCGCGGCTGACGTCGCCGATGATCAACGGCATCAAGCGCCTGCCGGTGGCCTTCACCCCCGGCGGTGCGCGGTAA
- a CDS encoding acyltransferase family protein → MTGLRFYAAFVVFLFHTGIMMNPALPTGPINPFADVDVAKWYGAIFGTGGFVGVSFFFVLSGFVLSWSVKPGERARAFIRRRLVKVFPNHLAMWVAAMVLFAAAYTSWKAWLPNLFLIHPWFPDFSIAMSVDTPSWSLGGELLFYVLFPLIIRPILKMDVRRLWLWAGIMVAGLFAYQLVATFVVPSDGANPNIPISPLQYWFGYFLPVGRLFEFVLGAVLARIVLAGKWIGIKPAVSVVFMVVGYVASMFVPFQFSLNFATLIPIAVMVASFANADLHGTRTRLRGRVAVWLGNVSFGFYLSQGVTIFYLRSLMGNAVLSTPLAILVLIGLFVVTLFVGWLLYRFVETPMMRRFSRARPPRIPAPRAS, encoded by the coding sequence TTGACCGGGTTGCGGTTCTACGCCGCGTTCGTCGTTTTCCTCTTCCACACGGGGATCATGATGAACCCGGCCCTGCCGACCGGGCCGATCAACCCGTTCGCCGACGTGGACGTCGCGAAGTGGTACGGCGCGATCTTCGGGACCGGCGGCTTCGTCGGCGTCTCCTTCTTCTTCGTGCTCAGCGGGTTCGTCCTGTCCTGGTCGGTGAAACCCGGCGAGCGCGCGCGGGCGTTCATCCGCCGCCGCCTCGTCAAGGTGTTCCCCAACCACCTGGCGATGTGGGTCGCGGCGATGGTGCTGTTCGCGGCGGCCTACACCAGCTGGAAGGCGTGGCTGCCCAACCTGTTCCTCATCCACCCGTGGTTCCCGGACTTCAGCATCGCGATGAGCGTCGACACCCCGTCGTGGTCGCTCGGCGGCGAGCTGCTGTTCTACGTGCTGTTCCCGCTGATCATCCGCCCGATCCTGAAGATGGACGTCCGCCGCCTCTGGCTGTGGGCCGGGATCATGGTGGCCGGGCTGTTCGCCTACCAGCTCGTCGCGACGTTCGTCGTGCCGAGCGACGGCGCCAACCCGAACATCCCGATTTCACCGCTGCAGTACTGGTTCGGCTACTTCCTGCCGGTCGGCAGGCTGTTCGAGTTCGTGCTGGGCGCGGTGCTGGCCCGGATCGTGCTGGCCGGCAAGTGGATCGGCATCAAGCCGGCCGTGTCGGTCGTGTTCATGGTCGTCGGGTACGTCGCTTCGATGTTCGTGCCGTTCCAGTTCTCGCTGAACTTCGCCACGCTGATCCCGATCGCGGTGATGGTGGCGTCGTTCGCCAACGCGGACCTGCACGGCACGCGCACGCGGCTGCGCGGCCGGGTCGCCGTCTGGCTCGGCAACGTGTCCTTCGGGTTCTACCTGTCCCAGGGCGTGACGATCTTCTACCTGCGGTCGTTGATGGGCAACGCGGTGCTGAGCACCCCGCTCGCGATCCTGGTGCTGATCGGGCTGTTCGTGGTCACCCTGTTCGTCGGGTGGCTGCTGTACCGGTTCGTCGAGACGCCGATGATGCGCCGGTTCAGCCGGGCCCGGCCCCCGCGGATCCCCGCGCCCCGGGCGAGCTAG
- a CDS encoding class I SAM-dependent methyltransferase has product MSKTLCQTCGDVEVRKFLSLGQQPSFHFPANREEAENERLWPLELGFCEQCSLVQVLESVSERILFSGDYHHLAGLTAGYHEHLQGLADTLAGLFDSTDGRSVVEFGSNDGSLLDKLAARSFDVLGVDPVGQVTAAGSQVVKDYFSSTVGAGLAATRGKTDLVVALNVFAHVTNLHDVLDGVTSLLKDDGLFVTESHYLVDLLETLQYDFAYHEHSRYYSVTALDEAFRRHGLETVKIERIPTHGGSIRVYAGFVGEHEVDQSVIELRELEDSLKLRDSMIYTQFAERVEQHREKLNELVRFLKNTGARVAAASAPGRAVTMLNYCGLGPDDIDVVSEISPRKIGKLFPGTHIPIISQQELAGDNQPEYALLMSWHIADEVITNLRNEGFRGTLIEPLPEPRILER; this is encoded by the coding sequence GTGAGTAAAACGCTCTGCCAGACGTGTGGGGACGTGGAGGTCCGCAAGTTCCTCTCACTCGGCCAGCAGCCTTCGTTCCATTTCCCGGCGAATCGGGAAGAAGCGGAGAACGAACGCCTCTGGCCGCTCGAACTGGGTTTCTGCGAACAGTGCAGCCTGGTGCAGGTCTTGGAGTCGGTCAGCGAGCGCATCCTGTTCTCGGGCGACTACCACCACCTGGCCGGCCTGACCGCCGGTTACCACGAGCACCTGCAAGGACTCGCCGACACGCTCGCGGGTCTGTTCGACTCGACCGACGGCCGGTCCGTCGTCGAGTTCGGCAGCAACGACGGCAGCCTGCTGGACAAGCTGGCCGCGCGCTCGTTCGACGTCCTCGGCGTCGACCCGGTCGGCCAGGTCACCGCGGCCGGCTCCCAGGTCGTCAAGGACTACTTCAGCTCGACCGTCGGGGCCGGCCTCGCCGCCACCCGCGGCAAGACCGACCTCGTCGTCGCGCTCAACGTGTTCGCGCACGTCACCAACCTGCACGACGTGCTGGACGGCGTGACCTCGCTCCTCAAGGACGACGGCCTGTTCGTCACCGAGTCGCACTACCTCGTGGACCTGCTGGAGACCCTCCAGTACGACTTCGCCTACCACGAGCACTCGCGGTACTACTCGGTGACGGCGCTGGACGAGGCGTTCCGGCGGCACGGCCTGGAGACGGTCAAGATCGAGCGGATCCCGACCCACGGCGGGTCGATCCGGGTCTACGCCGGCTTCGTGGGCGAGCACGAGGTCGACCAGTCGGTCATCGAACTGCGTGAGCTCGAGGACTCCCTCAAGCTGCGCGACTCGATGATCTACACGCAGTTCGCCGAGCGCGTCGAACAGCACCGCGAGAAGCTCAACGAGCTGGTCCGGTTCCTCAAGAACACCGGCGCGCGCGTCGCGGCGGCGTCCGCACCCGGGCGCGCGGTGACGATGCTCAACTACTGCGGCCTCGGCCCGGACGACATCGACGTGGTCTCGGAGATCAGCCCGCGCAAGATCGGCAAGCTGTTCCCCGGCACGCACATCCCCATCATCAGCCAGCAGGAGCTGGCCGGGGACAACCAGCCGGAGTACGCGCTGCTGATGTCCTGGCACATCGCCGACGAGGTCATCACCAACCTCCGCAACGAAGGCTTCCGCGGCACGCTCATCGAGCCGCTGCCGGAGCCGCGGATCCTCGAGCGCTGA
- the rfbB gene encoding dTDP-glucose 4,6-dehydratase, which yields MRRMLVTGGAGFIGANFVLDTIERRPDAEVTVLDALTYAGNRDSLNAVADRITFVHGDICDAALVDRLVAGADTVVHFAAESHVDNSLHDPSPFVRTNILGTFTILEAVRKHGRRLHHISTDEVFGDLPLDAVEQFTEETAYDPSSPYSASKASSDMLVRAWVRSYGVEATLSNCANNYGPYQHVEKLIPRQVTNLLTGTRPKLYGAGANVREWTHVADHNDAVHRILDGGRAGHTYLIGSGDERSNKEIVELILELSGQPTDAYDHVADRPGHDLRYSNDSTKVRTELGWQPRYADFRAGLAATLDWYRENEWWWKTQKTDTEARYGIIGR from the coding sequence ATGCGGCGGATGCTGGTCACGGGCGGAGCGGGGTTCATCGGCGCGAACTTCGTGCTGGACACGATCGAAAGGCGGCCGGACGCGGAGGTGACCGTGCTGGACGCGCTCACCTACGCGGGCAACCGCGACAGCCTGAACGCGGTCGCGGACCGGATCACCTTCGTGCACGGCGACATCTGCGACGCGGCGCTCGTCGACCGGCTGGTCGCCGGCGCCGACACCGTCGTCCACTTCGCGGCCGAGTCCCATGTGGACAATTCGCTGCACGATCCCTCGCCGTTCGTCCGGACGAACATCCTCGGCACTTTCACCATCCTGGAGGCGGTCCGCAAGCACGGGCGGCGGCTGCACCACATCTCCACCGACGAGGTGTTCGGCGACCTGCCGCTCGACGCGGTCGAGCAGTTCACCGAGGAAACCGCCTACGACCCGTCGAGCCCCTACTCGGCGAGCAAGGCGAGCTCGGACATGCTGGTCCGCGCCTGGGTCCGCTCGTACGGCGTCGAGGCCACGCTTTCCAACTGCGCCAACAACTACGGCCCGTACCAGCACGTCGAAAAGCTCATCCCCCGCCAGGTGACCAACCTGCTCACCGGCACCCGGCCGAAGCTCTACGGCGCCGGCGCCAACGTCCGGGAATGGACCCACGTCGCCGACCACAACGACGCCGTGCACCGGATCCTCGACGGCGGCCGCGCCGGCCACACCTACCTCATCGGGTCCGGGGACGAGCGCAGCAACAAGGAAATCGTGGAACTGATCCTCGAACTTTCCGGGCAGCCGACCGACGCCTACGACCACGTCGCCGACCGCCCGGGCCACGACCTGCGCTATTCCAACGATTCCACCAAGGTGCGCACCGAACTCGGCTGGCAGCCGCGGTACGCGGATTTCCGCGCCGGACTGGCCGCCACGCTCGATTGGTACCGCGAAAACGAATGGTGGTGGAAAACGCAGAAAACGGACACCGAGGCGCGTTACGGGATTATCGGGCGGTAG
- a CDS encoding sigma-70 family RNA polymerase sigma factor, with translation MDDRPDRASAVPAGDERAFGRLLERHRHELRVHCHRLLGSYDEAEDMVQETFLRAWRKRAQYAGRSTFRAWLYRIATNCCLDHLARQPETDELDGGPEPSTPGADAAVLAREVLELAFLTALQHLPPKQRAVLVLRDVLGWSAKECADVLEISVASANSALQRARSTMKRHLPGARSERTRPPGAERVLLRRYMSALDRSEVDVVAELLDQDRPAA, from the coding sequence GTGGACGACAGACCTGATCGGGCGAGTGCCGTCCCCGCGGGTGACGAGCGGGCGTTCGGCAGGCTGCTCGAACGGCACCGCCACGAACTGCGCGTCCACTGCCACCGGCTGCTCGGCTCGTACGACGAGGCCGAAGACATGGTGCAGGAGACCTTCCTCCGCGCCTGGCGCAAGCGGGCGCAGTACGCGGGCCGCTCGACCTTCCGCGCGTGGCTGTACCGGATCGCCACCAACTGCTGCCTCGACCACCTCGCGCGGCAGCCGGAGACGGACGAGCTCGACGGGGGCCCGGAGCCCAGCACGCCGGGCGCGGACGCCGCCGTCCTCGCCCGGGAGGTGCTCGAGCTGGCGTTCCTCACCGCCCTGCAGCACCTGCCGCCCAAGCAGCGCGCGGTGCTCGTCCTGCGTGACGTGCTCGGCTGGTCGGCCAAGGAGTGCGCGGACGTGCTCGAGATCAGCGTCGCTTCGGCCAACAGCGCGCTGCAGCGGGCGCGTTCGACGATGAAGCGGCACCTCCCCGGCGCACGCAGCGAACGGACGCGGCCGCCCGGCGCGGAACGGGTGCTGCTCCGCCGGTACATGAGCGCGCTCGACCGGTCCGAAGTGGACGTCGTGGCGGAACTGCTCGACCAGGACCGGCCGGCGGCCTGA
- a CDS encoding MFS transporter, whose product MSPGLGAAGVPPADTATRAELSARRRGMLALFTTATLMNAAMAAVAPTSTIWAEPYVGVMWSAFPQTLTILGTGLGALLLVRATSWLGWRASLMVAFAVGTLGGLICFTATLIENIPLLDAGMFVLGLGVGGSIVSRYAAAELYPRHRSGYALGLVVAAGAVGSVGGPLLLYPMSSLMGSFGLPELSGPFLLAAVVSAVAGLGGITLPRHKAPRPEGSQLAVLSSVFRSGSARMLLLVMIVSQLIMVAIMTAAPMDITLKDGSLVFVGTALAAHAGGMFLFAPLTGWMIDRIGARKVMFAGLAVLVVAAAIGASSTMSHAHMGSFSLFLLGYGWNLGFMAGSRTLATTLSSNGQGQVVGAVDAVVWCVSATGTIGGTALLGSGGYSIMAEIMGILPIVTFLLLLRSRPVAAVSPAAAPADTAGAPERTDEAA is encoded by the coding sequence GTGTCACCAGGATTGGGAGCCGCCGGAGTACCGCCGGCCGACACGGCGACCCGGGCCGAGCTGTCCGCGCGCCGTCGCGGGATGCTGGCGCTGTTCACCACCGCCACGCTGATGAACGCCGCGATGGCGGCCGTCGCGCCGACCAGCACCATCTGGGCCGAACCGTACGTCGGTGTCATGTGGAGCGCGTTCCCGCAGACGCTGACCATCCTCGGCACCGGCCTCGGGGCGCTGCTGCTCGTGCGCGCCACCTCGTGGCTGGGCTGGCGGGCGAGCCTGATGGTCGCCTTCGCCGTCGGGACGCTCGGCGGCCTGATCTGCTTCACCGCGACGCTGATCGAGAACATCCCCCTGCTGGACGCCGGGATGTTCGTGCTCGGCCTCGGCGTCGGCGGTTCGATCGTCTCGCGGTACGCCGCCGCCGAGCTCTACCCGCGGCATCGCAGCGGGTACGCGCTCGGGCTGGTCGTCGCCGCCGGCGCCGTCGGCTCGGTCGGCGGGCCGCTGCTGCTGTACCCCATGAGCTCGCTGATGGGCAGCTTCGGCCTGCCCGAGCTGTCCGGGCCGTTCCTGCTCGCGGCGGTGGTCAGCGCGGTCGCCGGGCTCGGCGGGATCACGCTGCCCCGGCACAAGGCCCCGCGCCCGGAAGGCTCGCAGCTGGCCGTGCTGAGCTCGGTGTTCCGCTCCGGCTCGGCGCGGATGCTGCTGCTGGTCATGATCGTCAGCCAGCTCATCATGGTCGCGATCATGACCGCGGCCCCGATGGACATCACCCTGAAGGACGGCAGCCTCGTCTTCGTGGGCACCGCGCTGGCCGCGCACGCGGGCGGCATGTTCCTCTTCGCCCCGCTCACCGGCTGGATGATCGACCGGATCGGCGCGCGGAAGGTGATGTTCGCCGGCCTCGCGGTGCTGGTGGTCGCCGCCGCGATCGGCGCGAGCTCCACGATGTCCCACGCGCACATGGGCTCCTTCTCGCTGTTCCTGCTCGGCTACGGCTGGAACCTCGGGTTCATGGCGGGCAGCCGCACGCTCGCGACGACGCTGTCCTCGAACGGGCAGGGCCAGGTCGTCGGCGCGGTCGACGCCGTGGTCTGGTGCGTCTCGGCGACCGGCACCATCGGCGGTACCGCCTTGCTCGGCTCCGGCGGGTACTCGATCATGGCGGAGATCATGGGGATCCTGCCGATCGTCACCTTCCTGCTGCTGCTCCGCAGCCGGCCGGTCGCGGCGGTCTCGCCGGCCGCCGCCCCCGCGGACACGGCCGGCGCCCCCGAACGCACGGACGAAGCTGCCTGA
- a CDS encoding FAD-binding oxidoreductase gives MRWNALERRLAGELLTPASAGYDEARRPEMARYDTVRPAAVVRCTTDADVAVTLAAARETGLPLAVRGGGHDFAGHSSTTGILLDTRPMATASVEDGRLVVGAGARLADAYDALAPHGRTIPAGCGPTVGLAGHALGGGMGILGRRYGFALDRLRAATVVLADGRVVACSEQRDPDLFWALRGAGTGNFGVVTRLVFDPVPAPDATSFHLTWGREHASALVLAWQEWLDGAPREVAPSLMVTASANPAEEPVTHLFGTLTGGAESVAEFVRSLPEPVTDTRVTLPYRETKAFLAENGPGDDHPGAHLYSRSEFIGSPLPADVVEALLAEFDDGRKPGEGRSLELLPSGGAYNDVDAAATAFPHRDARYLLKHAADLDADLEPADSRKWLHRSWDLTRPWGTGGAYPGFPDPDLEDAPSAYYGANLARLREVKAHYDPGGLFRFAQSVPLA, from the coding sequence GTGCGCTGGAACGCGCTGGAGCGGCGGCTGGCGGGTGAGCTCCTCACGCCGGCTTCGGCCGGCTACGACGAGGCCCGCCGCCCCGAAATGGCCCGGTACGACACCGTCCGCCCGGCCGCGGTGGTTCGCTGCACCACCGACGCCGACGTCGCGGTGACGCTGGCCGCGGCCCGCGAAACCGGGCTGCCGCTGGCCGTGCGCGGCGGCGGCCACGACTTCGCCGGGCATTCGTCCACCACGGGGATCCTGCTGGACACCCGCCCGATGGCGACGGCGTCGGTCGAAGACGGGCGGCTCGTCGTCGGCGCGGGCGCCCGGCTCGCCGACGCCTACGACGCGCTGGCGCCGCACGGCCGGACGATCCCGGCCGGCTGCGGCCCGACGGTCGGCCTGGCCGGGCACGCCCTCGGCGGCGGCATGGGCATCCTCGGCCGCCGGTACGGCTTCGCGCTGGACCGGTTGCGCGCGGCCACGGTCGTCCTCGCGGACGGCCGGGTCGTGGCCTGCTCCGAGCAGCGGGACCCGGACCTGTTCTGGGCGCTGCGCGGGGCCGGCACCGGCAACTTCGGTGTGGTGACGCGGCTGGTCTTCGACCCGGTGCCCGCGCCGGACGCGACCAGCTTCCACCTCACCTGGGGCCGCGAGCACGCCTCCGCGCTGGTGCTCGCCTGGCAGGAGTGGCTCGACGGCGCGCCGCGCGAAGTGGCCCCGAGCCTGATGGTGACGGCGTCGGCGAACCCGGCCGAAGAGCCCGTCACGCACCTGTTCGGCACGCTGACCGGCGGCGCCGAGTCGGTGGCGGAGTTCGTGCGCTCGCTGCCCGAGCCGGTCACCGACACCCGCGTCACCCTGCCCTACCGCGAAACCAAGGCGTTCCTCGCGGAGAACGGGCCGGGCGACGACCACCCGGGGGCGCACCTGTACAGCCGGTCGGAGTTCATCGGCAGTCCGCTGCCCGCCGACGTCGTCGAGGCGCTGCTGGCCGAGTTCGACGACGGGCGCAAGCCGGGGGAGGGCCGCTCCCTGGAGCTGCTGCCCTCGGGCGGCGCGTACAACGACGTCGACGCGGCCGCGACGGCCTTCCCGCACCGGGACGCGCGGTACCTGCTCAAGCACGCCGCCGATCTCGACGCCGACCTCGAACCCGCCGACTCGCGCAAGTGGCTGCACCGCTCGTGGGACCTGACGCGCCCGTGGGGCACCGGCGGCGCCTACCCGGGGTTCCCCGATCCCGACCTCGAGGACGCCCCTTCGGCCTACTACGGCGCCAACCTCGCCCGGCTGCGCGAGGTCAAGGCGCACTACGACCCGGGCGGGCTGTTCCGGTTCGCCCAGTCCGTGCCGCTCGCGTAG
- a CDS encoding NUDIX domain-containing protein produces the protein MTEPTPAPRVCAGTLFTRGDTVLLLHRSIYENGWDIPGALVGHGESPAAAARRQLGEDLGLDREPAGLVVVDWVPGDDGDEFLYVFDGGELADDDIRLTLGRNGLDRSEWVPVDRLAEYLPPELAARFTVAHAAPETLNLERGKPAGNG, from the coding sequence ATGACCGAGCCCACGCCCGCGCCGCGGGTCTGCGCGGGGACGCTGTTCACCCGCGGTGACACGGTGCTGCTGCTCCACCGCTCGATCTACGAGAACGGCTGGGACATCCCGGGCGCGCTGGTGGGGCACGGCGAGTCGCCGGCCGCGGCCGCGCGGCGCCAGCTCGGCGAGGACCTCGGCCTGGACCGGGAGCCGGCCGGGCTGGTCGTCGTCGACTGGGTCCCCGGCGACGACGGCGACGAGTTCCTCTACGTCTTCGACGGCGGCGAGCTCGCCGACGACGACATCCGGCTCACCCTCGGCCGCAACGGGCTGGACCGCTCGGAGTGGGTCCCGGTGGACCGGCTCGCCGAATACCTGCCGCCGGAGCTGGCGGCGCGGTTCACCGTCGCGCACGCCGCGCCCGAAACGCTCAACCTGGAGCGCGGGAAGCCGGCCGGCAACGGCTGA
- a CDS encoding MalY/PatB family protein, translating to MTIEQASATLLPAARSRLHQQFSALTEPELRSRPGAKWQVVRPDVVPAWVADMDFPVAEPIRDSLHDLISSGDFGYPDWPTGARTVREAFVDRMADRYGWFVNPGDVREFTNVAQAVRVVLEAATRPGDGIAIHTPAFGPLTKMITSLGRRVVPIPMEDTEEGWRFDAGQLDSALAGAKLLLLVSPHNPTGRVFTRGELTALAAAVERNDMLVVSDELHADLTFAPHRHIPFASLSTEMGARTITVYGASKAFNLAGLRCAVAHLGPKWMHAVIDVQAGLLGSVNIFGAAATVAAWTQGDEWLDATVSYLDRSRYMVAETMRTELPMVRYHLPEATYLAWLDFRAFGWSDPTSVVRENAGIELSPGESFGRGGQGFARLNFATSWPLLCDLKGRVARSVPLLSSVA from the coding sequence ATGACGATCGAGCAGGCGAGCGCGACGCTGTTGCCGGCGGCGCGATCGCGGCTGCACCAGCAGTTCTCGGCGCTGACGGAACCCGAGCTGCGGTCCCGTCCCGGGGCCAAGTGGCAGGTCGTGCGCCCGGACGTGGTACCCGCGTGGGTGGCGGACATGGACTTCCCGGTCGCCGAGCCGATCCGGGACTCCCTCCACGACCTCATCTCGAGCGGTGACTTCGGCTACCCCGACTGGCCGACGGGCGCGCGGACCGTGCGCGAAGCCTTCGTCGACCGGATGGCCGACCGCTACGGCTGGTTCGTGAACCCGGGTGACGTGCGCGAGTTCACGAACGTCGCGCAAGCCGTGCGCGTGGTGCTGGAAGCGGCGACGCGGCCGGGCGACGGGATCGCCATCCACACCCCGGCGTTCGGCCCGCTCACCAAGATGATCACCAGCCTGGGCCGCCGGGTCGTGCCGATCCCCATGGAGGACACCGAAGAGGGCTGGCGGTTCGACGCCGGGCAGCTGGACTCGGCGCTGGCCGGGGCGAAGCTGCTCCTGCTGGTGAGCCCGCACAACCCGACCGGGCGCGTGTTCACCCGCGGGGAACTGACCGCGCTCGCCGCCGCGGTGGAGCGCAACGACATGCTGGTCGTCTCCGACGAGCTGCACGCCGACCTCACGTTCGCGCCGCACCGGCACATCCCGTTCGCTTCGCTGAGCACGGAAATGGGCGCGCGCACGATCACCGTGTACGGCGCCAGCAAGGCGTTCAACCTGGCCGGGCTGCGCTGCGCAGTGGCGCACCTCGGTCCGAAGTGGATGCACGCGGTGATCGACGTCCAGGCGGGCCTGCTCGGTTCGGTCAACATCTTCGGCGCGGCCGCGACGGTGGCCGCGTGGACCCAAGGCGACGAGTGGCTCGACGCGACGGTCTCCTACCTCGACCGCAGCCGCTACATGGTCGCCGAGACGATGCGGACCGAGCTGCCGATGGTGCGCTACCACCTGCCCGAGGCCACTTACCTGGCGTGGCTGGACTTCCGGGCGTTCGGCTGGTCGGACCCGACGTCGGTGGTGCGCGAGAACGCCGGGATCGAGCTGAGCCCCGGCGAGTCGTTCGGGCGCGGCGGGCAGGGGTTCGCGCGGCTGAACTTCGCGACTTCTTGGCCGTTGCTCTGCGACCTGAAAGGCCGGGTGGCGCGCAGCGTTCCGTTGCTATCGTCCGTGGCATGA